One window of the Lytechinus pictus isolate F3 Inbred chromosome 5, Lp3.0, whole genome shotgun sequence genome contains the following:
- the LOC129262196 gene encoding zinc finger protein 608-like, which produces MDIGVATEPESIGPCEPGTSVNLEGIVWHETDQGVLVVNVTWRNKTYVGTLMDCTRHDWAAPRFCDSPTSDMESRGKGSGRPKRGRNNNSSSNDLSNYTETRSSIHSKLRNSTKGRRGSNASNGTRTPPCTLDKNTSKRKTKEPDVEEPAPTNKRQKTGVRPNSSASEDRHTPVLIECPQPNCNKKYKHKNGLHYHLSHAHHNNLDKDGNWRERTDYDDDSKSNASDDVGVPPVQTKDKKKDLKDKKESSKEEEEEERMEVDKGDVKASVTPEEENAPSLQQGGSPEGNVDSSSETTGQKKSESSKSKDGTKSPKTHKTHVDKFTAGMKCLGIPKPKEAKSSPSKAPKNDASGERTSKGAKKPPATSSDKDLSIFDFNSAPDEQMTANATPGSTPEKHVSVSVIRPNPEPTTVKSEPVSPNTIAKAAAAAAEHAKGPKQHSNTTSDNGPEDKTSKKTDKDKVKTDKHKKAKHEKVMVKAGKTIRPIAPAPSLASTSIPPTTQAPPPQLIAIPTALVQNPVTVSCVPTANTIQTKPQASLVSPALKPIQPKPATMSSVQSNDASGNIIAMKDRDKKSKQKKKVKGDKEREKDKLPGSPVDSLKVAKEQLGEQRIKNNPLLPAVPETNILKQALTASGIVEPDNSEKNKSIAPDVWKRDGSKSDGPIDRVTKVLPSPQDKPASTAPVSNVAMPQIPKLIPTSSVTVPTSRPMKQLPLPSQHPQHLMQPSHLQNPSQLQQPHPHQPSMSLASGMKLSKPDTTGQDRASSNLSVHTSLAKEGPRNTQLLSPPSGNRTGNISPAYSDISEDGVDDQNKQAKPSETFSFERPDHLKPHSESSQRMKESSLGGERMPMFHSNDRTAPDSVGSANITQGKPPHERDEGRKGDAKDQSTPRSSVNTTLPPPVPHIYSGGHYPYLHGYVNMDPSYHMRLMASDPQYRQQQERIMEDHRKRAEKHRGQEGSEKPGENMAENYEKRRPVINIQTEPITPPQAPRHPDSKSRDKELITKSRHIEFSKKDVSSPSTARTPESDKQNSAMLHEKRHREEMRQYYLYQQKLMEQPQHRQANEPRKSVEQETRKKEGLELSKKDLRTPESGEKSRTPTPTHRNVSTPTKETSGRLSADLDKRDSKSPSGKGSKPDGKKLIDGYPYLQPPYPYGTIPYDPSHPAFQSMVYPSFLHPDLRYPAAGAGVGPAWKSPSDKAGFEQEPERSSSSPHSLSAKGGKSPDNPDLPARALDVLQQHANQYFSPPQKHGSNSRPRTPEKGRTTPVQRSRSTSPTARKTPETSTSSSVSSSREDGKRATVHQHMHTHQHTHVGVPVGVTYPVLPSYDPYVMASQQAAAAAAASASAAAVNQYSRREKSS; this is translated from the exons gTGTGCTTGTTGTGAATGTTACGTGGAGAAACAAGACATATGTTGGGACTTTGATGGACTGTACACGACATGATTGGGCAGCACCAAG ATTCTGTGATTCTCCAACAAGTGACATGGAGAGCAGAGGCAAGGGTAGTGGACGTCCCAAGCGAGGAAGGAACAACAACAGTTCCAGCAATGACCTCAGCAACTACACAGAAACTAGGTCCTCAATCCACAGCAAGCTCCGCAACTCAACTAAAGGACGACGCGGCAGTAACGCTTCCAACGGCACACGCACTCCTCCTTGCACCTTAGACAAGAACACCAGCAAGAGAAAGACTAAAGAACCAGATGTTGAGGAACCCGCGCCAACCAATAAGCGCCAGAAGACAGGTGTCCGACCAAACTCGTCTGCCAGCGAGGATCGGCATACTCCAGTACTTATTGAATGCCCACAGCCGAACTGTAATAAAAAGTACAAGCACAAAAATGGCCTCCATTACCATCTCTCCCATGCTCATCACAATAACTTAGACAAGGATGGTAACTGGAGAGAAAGGACAGACTATGACGATGACAGCAAGTCAAATGCTTCTGATGATGTGGGTGTGCCTCCTGTTCAgacaaaagataaaaagaaagatttgAAAGACAAGAAAGAATCTTctaaggaggaagaggaagaggagaggATGGAGGTTGACAAAGGTGATGTCAAAGCGAGCGTTACCCCAGAGGAGGAGAATGCACCAAGTTTGCAACAGGGCGGTTCTCCAGAGGGAAACGTTGACAGCAGTAGTGAGACTACAGGTCAGAAGAAAAGTGAATCATCAAAGAGCAAAGATGGTACAAAGAGTCCAAAGACACACAAAACACATGTGGACAAGTTTACAGCCGGAATGAAATGTTTGGGTATCCCAAAACCAAAAGAGGCTAAGTCTAGCCCTTCCAAAGCACCAAAGAACGATGCTAGTGGAGAAAGAACAAGTAAGGGTGCCAAGAAACCTCCTGCAACCAGCTCAGATAAAGATTTGTCAATATTTGACTTCAATTCTGCTCCTGATGAGCAAATGACAGCCAATGCCACTCCTGGAAGCACACCTGAAAAACATGTCAGTGTTAGTGTTATACGACCCAACCCAGAGCCTACGACTGTCAAGTCAGAACCTGTTAGTCCCAATACTATTGCCAAAGCAGCAGCTGCAGCAGCAGAACATGCCAAAGGACCAAAACAACATTCAAATACAACTAGCGACAATGGGCCCGAGGATAAGACCTCTAAAAAGACTGATAAAGACAAAGTTAAAACTGATAAGCATAAGAAAGCGAAGCATGAGAAGGTAATGGTGAAGGCTGGAAAGACAATACGTCCAATAGCTCCAGCTCCATCACTGGCTTCTACTTCTATTCCACCCACGACTCAAGCTCCACCTCCACAACTCATAGCCATACCAACTGCTCTTGTTCAAAACCCTGTGACTGTTTCATGTGTACCCACTGCGAATACTATCCAAACAAAACCACAAGCATCACTTGTTAGTCCCGCCTTGAAACCCATACAGCCGAAGCCAGCTACTATGAGTTCAGTACAATCAAATGATGCCAGTGGTAACATTATAGCAATGAAGGACAGAGATAAGAAatctaaacaaaagaaaaaggtaaAAGGTGATAAGGAGAGGGAAAAGGACAAGTTGCCAGGGTCTCCAGTGGACAGTTTGAAGGTTGCAAAGGAGCAGCTAGGTGAGCAGAGGATTAAGAACAATCCATTGTTACCTGCTGTGCCAGAAACAAACATTCTAAAGCAAGCCTTGACAGCATCTGGTATAGTTGAACCTGACAACAGTGAGAAGAACAAATCAATTGCTCCTGATGTGTGGAAACGTGATGGTAGTAAAAGTGATGGACCTATAGACAGAGTTACAAAAGTACTCCCATCGCCACAGGATAAACCTGCCAGTACTGCCCCTGTGAGCAATGTGGCCATGCCTCAGATCCCAAAGTTGATACCTACGAGCAGTGTGACTGTACCAACTAGTAGGCCCATGAAACAACTTCCTTTGCCCTCCCAACACCCACAGCATTTAATGCAACCAAGTCATCTTCAAAACCCATCTCAACTTCAGCAACCCCATCCTCACCAACCCTCTATGTCCTTGGCTTCAGGGATGAAGCTGTCAAAGCCAGACACCACTGGCCAAGATAGGGCTTCCTCAAACCTTTCTGTGCATACATCACTGGCCAAAGAAGGGCCTAGGAACACTCAATTGTTGTCCCCTCCTAGCGGGAATAGGACTGGAAACATAAGTCCTGCTTATTCGGACATTTCAGAAGATGGTGTAGATGACCAAAATAAACAGGCAAAACCCTCAGAGACGTTTTCCTTTGAAAGGCCAGACCATCTTAAGCCTCATTCAGAATCCTCacagagaatgaaagaaagcagTTTGGGAGGGGAACGTATGCCAATGTTTCATAGTAATGATAGAACAGCTCCAGATAGTGTAGGAAGTGCAAACATTACACAAGGAAAGCCACCTCATGAGAGAGACGAGGGGAGGAAAGGTGATGCTAAAGACCAAAGTACTCCAAGGTCTTCTGTGAACACTACCCTTCCACCTCCAGTACCTCACATATATTCAGGTGGTCATTACCCTTACCTTCATGGCTATGTTAACATGGACCCTTCCTATCACATGCGCTTGATGGCTAGTGATCCACAGTACAGACAACAGCAGGAGAGAATTATGGAAGACCACAGAAAGAGAGCTGAAAAGCATAGAGGTCAGGAGGGTTCAGAAAAACCTGgtgaaaatatggctgaaaattatgaaaagaggAGACCTGTCATTAACATTCAAACAGAACCTATTACACCACCTCAGGCCCCAAGACATCCAGACAGTAAATCAAGAGACAAAGAACTTATAACAAAGTCAAGACATATAGAGTTTTCAAAGAAAGATGTAAGTTCACCTAGCACTGCAAGGACTCCTGAAAGTGACAAACAAAACAGTGCTATGTTGCATGAAAAGAGACACAGGGAAGAAATGAGGCAGTATTATTTGTATCAGCAGAAGTTAATGGAACAGCCGCAGCACAGGCAGGCTAATGAGCCTAGGAAAAGTGTAGAACAGGAGACGCGAAAAAAGGAAGGACTTGAGTTGTCAAAAAAGGACTTACGTACCCCTGAGTCAGGGGAGAAGAGTAGAACCCCGACCCCTACTCATAGAAATGTGAGTACCCCTACCAAAGAAACATCAGGCCGACTCAGTGCAGACCTGGACAAAAGAGACAGCAAGTCCCCCTCAGGTAAAGGGTCTAAACCTGATGGTAAGAAGCTCATAGATGGGTACCCCTACCTCCAACCCCCTTACCCCTATGGAACTATCCCATATGACCCATCCCATCCAGCCTTCCAATCTATGGTGTATCCATCATTCCTTCATCCAGACCTTCGCTACCCTGCTGCTGGTGCAGGGGTTGGTCCTGCTTGGAAGTCACCCAGTGATAAGGCTGGCTTTGAGCAGGAACCAGAGCGAAGCTCATCCTCTCCGCATAGTCTTTCCGCCAAGGGTGGGAAGTCACCTGACAATCCAGACCTTCCAGCCCGGGCACTGGACGTCCTTCAGCAACATGCCAACCAGTATTTCAGTCCCCCTCAGAAGCACGGCTCCAACTCTCGCCCAAGAACACCCGAGAAAGGACGCACCACTCCGGTGCAGCGGTCACGATCGACATCCCCTACTGCCAGGAAAACACCTGAAACATCAACGTCATCATCTGTCTCATCGAGCAGGGAAGATGGGAAGAGAGCAACAGTACATCAACACATGCATACGCATCAGCACACTCATGTTGGGGTGCCAGTAGGAGTGACTTATCCAGTACTGCCTTCATATGATCCATATG TTATGGCCAGTCAGCAAGCAGCAGCAGCTGCAGCAGCCAGTGCCAGTGCAGCAGCTGTTAATCAATACTCAAGAAG GGAAAAGTCATCATGA